The following proteins come from a genomic window of Corallococcus sp. NCRR:
- a CDS encoding CBS domain-containing protein produces MCRSPEFQNLVSRAITLFPEDTVLGALQQMYRHGVHVLPVVEGRGGDLLGEVTEDELHRVARRRPLARLAEILTVKALAVPEETTVETAAPLRLAASSGWLH; encoded by the coding sequence ATGTGCCGCAGCCCTGAGTTCCAGAACCTCGTCTCCCGCGCCATCACCCTGTTCCCGGAGGACACCGTCCTGGGAGCGCTCCAGCAGATGTACCGCCACGGCGTGCACGTGCTGCCGGTGGTGGAGGGGCGTGGGGGCGACCTGTTGGGCGAGGTGACGGAGGACGAACTGCACCGCGTGGCCCGCCGCCGCCCGCTGGCCCGGCTGGCTGAAATTCTGACCGTGAAGGCGCTGGCGGTGCCGGAAGAAACGACCGTGGAGACGGCCGCCCCGCTGCGGCTGGCGGCCTCCAGCGGCTGGCTGCACTGA
- a CDS encoding nucleotidyltransferase family protein, whose translation MKAVAIILAAGKARRMSHPKALIEHEGGKSFLQSLASTFGKAGCGVLGVVGSDEAAVREQHPSLELVTNPNWERSLLSSVKAGLEAAMAEDADVVLLHPVDMPALRVTTVKSMLKDMERGGSDGVMALRPEYDNATGWPVVLSKGAARKLLEAEGEDLEAALKVINPRRLNVKDPGVIVNINTPEIYGRVFSMEPKLAPPPKRRMKRAGASNGSGAETTPASYAASSEE comes from the coding sequence ATGAAGGCAGTGGCGATCATCCTTGCGGCGGGCAAGGCCCGGCGGATGTCCCACCCCAAGGCGCTCATCGAGCATGAAGGGGGCAAGAGCTTCCTCCAGTCGCTGGCGTCCACCTTCGGAAAGGCGGGGTGCGGGGTGCTGGGTGTGGTGGGCAGCGACGAGGCCGCGGTGCGCGAGCAGCACCCGAGCCTGGAGCTGGTGACGAATCCGAACTGGGAGCGCAGCCTGCTCTCGTCGGTGAAGGCCGGGTTGGAGGCGGCCATGGCCGAGGACGCGGACGTGGTGCTGCTGCATCCGGTGGACATGCCCGCGCTGCGGGTCACCACCGTGAAGTCCATGCTCAAGGACATGGAGCGCGGCGGCTCCGACGGCGTCATGGCGCTCAGGCCGGAGTACGACAACGCCACGGGCTGGCCGGTGGTGCTGTCCAAGGGCGCGGCGCGCAAGCTCCTGGAGGCCGAGGGCGAGGACCTGGAGGCGGCGCTCAAGGTCATCAACCCGCGCCGCCTGAACGTGAAGGACCCCGGCGTCATCGTGAACATCAACACGCCTGAAATCTACGGGCGCGTCTTCAGCATGGAGCCCAAGCTGGCCCCGCCGCCCAAGCGGCGCATGAAGCGCGCGGGCGCGTCCAACGGCTCCGGGGCGGAGACCACCCCGGCGTCCTACGCGGCGTCGTCGGAGGAGTAG
- a CDS encoding OmpA/MotB family protein → MDDARTTAALGRWRWLPWGLLAVAVAVASTGAWLGSRSLHALETRSAQLEREAAESEAHVAQLQTLRQAMERRLRALEREQQAQEWGGAAAELQAKSAEAQRTKREAALETLGRTLQDALKAGDVTVALEDDALSVEVSERLLFAPATTSLTPEGAGVLKQAAAVLRGPLADHRVAVEAHTDEVLPAAPGAPATTAWELSAARAVVVVRRLGEREGLAPERLSATGHAAYRPRVPNDSPPHRASNRRITLRVSPTPVTPESAAVARTEPPPRPMKRQAKAKAKKTAQR, encoded by the coding sequence ATGGACGACGCGCGGACGACAGCAGCGCTCGGACGCTGGCGGTGGCTGCCCTGGGGGCTGCTGGCCGTCGCGGTGGCGGTGGCCTCCACGGGCGCGTGGCTGGGCTCGCGCTCGCTCCACGCGCTGGAGACCCGGAGCGCGCAGTTGGAGCGCGAAGCCGCCGAGTCGGAGGCCCACGTCGCGCAGTTGCAGACGCTGCGGCAGGCCATGGAGCGGCGGCTGCGCGCGCTGGAGCGTGAGCAGCAGGCGCAGGAGTGGGGCGGCGCGGCGGCGGAGCTCCAGGCGAAGAGCGCGGAGGCGCAGCGCACGAAGCGCGAGGCGGCGCTCGAGACGCTGGGCAGGACGCTTCAGGACGCGCTCAAGGCGGGCGACGTGACCGTGGCGCTGGAGGACGACGCCCTGAGCGTGGAGGTGTCCGAGCGGCTCCTCTTCGCTCCCGCCACCACGTCGCTCACGCCGGAGGGCGCTGGCGTGTTGAAGCAGGCCGCGGCGGTGCTCCGGGGCCCGCTCGCGGACCACCGCGTGGCGGTGGAGGCCCACACCGATGAAGTCCTCCCCGCCGCGCCCGGCGCTCCGGCCACCACCGCGTGGGAGCTGTCCGCCGCGCGGGCCGTGGTGGTGGTGCGGCGGCTGGGTGAGCGCGAGGGGCTGGCTCCGGAGCGGCTGAGCGCCACGGGCCACGCCGCGTACCGGCCGCGGGTGCCCAACGACAGCCCGCCCCACCGCGCCAGCAACCGGCGCATCACGCTGCGGGTGTCCCCCACGCCGGTGACGCCGGAGAGCGCGGCCGTGGCGCGCACGGAGCCGCCGCCGCGGCCCATGAAGCGCCAGGCGAAGGCCAAGGCGAAGAAGACGGCGCAGCGCTGA